In Halosegnis marinus, one genomic interval encodes:
- a CDS encoding methyltransferase domain-containing protein, producing the protein MYLLELGGEDDAFAAREAASACSAVERLAPGLATARGVTDRVRGLAYTHAASDLVGTAEGGVAAAVALLEAASLDREGTVAVRARDVQATAGVSTSAAERDLGSVLVERGFAVDLDDPDHELRALFADDTVALGWLAVESVRDFGDRKPTDKPFFQPGSMDPLLARAVANIAGARPGRVVLDPMCGTGGGLVEAGLVGADVLGNDAQYKMVHGARENLARYLDGGVAGLPAPGGYDVVRGDATRLPLRDGAADCVVFDAPYGRQSKIANRSLDALVADALAEARRVADRGVLVGDRAWDDAARAAGWSVPDRYVRPVHGTLDRHVIVLRG; encoded by the coding sequence GTGTACCTGCTGGAACTCGGCGGCGAGGACGACGCCTTCGCCGCCCGCGAGGCCGCGAGCGCGTGCTCGGCCGTCGAGCGGCTGGCGCCCGGCCTCGCCACGGCCCGCGGCGTCACCGACCGCGTCCGGGGGCTCGCGTACACCCACGCGGCGAGCGACCTCGTGGGCACCGCCGAGGGCGGGGTGGCCGCGGCCGTCGCCCTGCTGGAGGCCGCGTCGCTCGACCGCGAGGGGACCGTCGCCGTCCGCGCCCGCGACGTACAGGCCACGGCGGGCGTCTCCACGAGCGCGGCCGAGCGCGACCTCGGGAGCGTCCTCGTGGAGCGGGGTTTCGCCGTGGACCTCGACGACCCGGACCACGAACTCCGGGCGCTGTTCGCGGACGACACGGTCGCGCTCGGCTGGCTCGCCGTCGAGTCGGTGCGCGACTTCGGCGACCGGAAGCCGACGGACAAGCCGTTCTTCCAGCCGGGGAGCATGGACCCCCTGCTGGCGCGCGCCGTCGCCAACATCGCCGGGGCGCGGCCCGGTCGGGTCGTCCTCGACCCGATGTGCGGCACCGGCGGGGGGCTGGTGGAGGCCGGCCTCGTCGGCGCCGACGTGCTCGGCAACGACGCCCAGTACAAGATGGTCCACGGCGCCCGGGAGAACCTCGCGCGCTACCTCGACGGGGGCGTCGCGGGCCTGCCCGCGCCGGGCGGATACGACGTGGTGCGCGGCGACGCGACGCGGCTCCCGCTCCGTGACGGGGCGGCGGACTGCGTCGTCTTCGACGCGCCGTACGGGCGACAGTCCAAGATAGCGAACCGCTCGCTCGACGCGCTCGTGGCCGACGCGCTCGCCGAGGCCCGCCGCGTCGCCGACCGGGGTGTCCTCGTCGGGGACCGCGCGTGGGACGACGCCGCGCGCGCGGCCGGCTGGTCGGTGCCCGACCGCTACGTCCGCCCGGTCCACGGGACCCTCGACCGGCACGTCATCGTGCTCCGCGGTTGA
- a CDS encoding TATA-box-binding protein — translation MDDPKETINIENVVASTGIGQELDLQSVAMDLEGADYDPEQFPGLVYRTQEPKSAALIFRSGKIVCTGAKSTDDVHESLRIVFDKLRELNIEVEEEPEIVVQNIVTSADLGVNLNLNAIAIGLGLENIEYEPEQFPGLVYRLDDPDVVALLFGSGKLVITGGKQPVDAEHAVDKIVSRLEELGLLGN, via the coding sequence ATGGACGACCCCAAGGAGACTATCAACATCGAGAACGTGGTCGCCTCGACCGGCATCGGGCAGGAGCTCGACCTGCAGTCGGTCGCGATGGACCTCGAAGGTGCGGACTACGACCCCGAACAGTTCCCCGGCCTCGTCTACCGCACGCAGGAGCCGAAGTCCGCGGCGCTCATCTTCCGGTCGGGCAAGATCGTCTGTACCGGCGCGAAGTCCACCGACGACGTCCACGAGTCGCTTCGCATCGTCTTCGACAAGCTCCGCGAGCTGAACATCGAGGTCGAGGAGGAGCCCGAGATCGTCGTCCAGAACATCGTCACCTCCGCGGACCTCGGCGTCAACCTCAACCTCAACGCCATCGCCATCGGCCTCGGTCTGGAGAACATCGAGTACGAGCCGGAGCAGTTCCCCGGCCTCGTCTACCGGCTCGACGACCCCGACGTGGTCGCGCTGCTGTTCGGCTCCGGGAAGCTCGTCATCACGGGCGGTAAGCAGCCGGTCGACGCCGAACACGCCGTCGACAAGATCGTCTCTCGGCTGGAGGAACTCGGCCTGCTGGGCAACTAA
- a CDS encoding DUF7473 family protein, producing MTLLPLQSIAGGGLLALVVTFLVTTLFYAVTLHLAATFFIGDVPSQRAAYAAPVPAAVSILLQQYGRGNFLGIDPSLLVGLTIAATLVADLLAVSFAYRLKLKSAVPVVALHFAFAVGLGFALANLLNVV from the coding sequence ATGACACTCCTCCCCCTCCAGTCGATAGCCGGCGGGGGGCTGCTGGCGCTCGTCGTCACCTTCCTCGTCACGACGCTGTTCTACGCCGTGACGCTGCATCTGGCGGCGACCTTCTTCATCGGCGACGTCCCCTCACAGCGGGCCGCCTACGCCGCGCCAGTCCCGGCGGCGGTGTCCATCCTGCTCCAGCAGTACGGGCGGGGGAACTTCCTCGGCATCGACCCCTCGCTGCTGGTCGGCCTCACCATCGCGGCCACGCTCGTCGCCGACCTGCTCGCCGTGAGCTTCGCCTATCGGCTGAAGCTGAAGTCCGCGGTACCCGTCGTCGCGCTCCACTTCGCGTTCGCCGTGGGGCTGGGGTTCGCGCTCGCCAACCTCCTGAACGTGGTGTGA